Proteins from a single region of Candidatus Parcubacteria bacterium:
- a CDS encoding hypothetical protein (Derived by automated computational analysis using gene prediction method: GeneMarkS-2+.), whose amino-acid sequence MDSKSSEEKMIQSISKELGVTNLLEILSTTPMRRLQPILVHAFKNRAMVRKPAELLQEYERRQEFLGISSITQIELYKFALACHEATRSTFESVQTSPIAPFGLNAVLSMVSQNNTLSSIRGSEVVSDLTSQLALECSLRRKRNVTRKDKSAIHISTSGRVLRLQPFDKSKGYMQHFNLFALCSGGPNRSEMGGFAIPSLQKHIATLLNTISVLHREGYKSSDITVKVSDMRFLDQLIEAIKLSREDVLRNSLNDDFDLFTEYQVQFPREVETADDLKPTMFRDNGLADRVRYFAHIEQGIIKPLRSTNPDVRFCFDFNRKAGLGYYPHLCFHIFATNQKGDVVQIADGGAVDWAAKLLDNKREAMVTSGIGAELMQKLFKDGDC is encoded by the coding sequence ATGGATTCCAAGAGTTCGGAAGAAAAAATGATTCAAAGCATCTCCAAGGAGCTTGGTGTGACCAACCTCCTTGAGATTCTGTCGACAACACCGATGCGTCGCCTACAGCCTATTCTGGTGCATGCATTCAAGAATAGGGCGATGGTCAGAAAACCAGCAGAGCTACTCCAAGAGTACGAAAGGAGGCAAGAATTTCTCGGGATTAGTTCGATAACTCAAATCGAGCTGTACAAGTTTGCCCTCGCATGTCACGAGGCGACACGGTCTACGTTCGAGAGCGTTCAAACTTCTCCCATTGCACCTTTTGGTCTCAACGCAGTATTGAGCATGGTTAGCCAAAACAACACTCTTTCCTCGATACGAGGATCGGAAGTTGTGAGCGATCTAACAAGCCAGCTTGCGTTAGAGTGCTCATTAAGGAGAAAACGGAATGTGACCCGAAAAGATAAGAGTGCTATACACATTAGTACATCGGGTCGTGTTCTGCGGCTACAGCCGTTCGACAAGAGCAAGGGGTATATGCAACATTTCAACCTTTTTGCTCTTTGCTCTGGTGGGCCCAACAGGTCAGAAATGGGTGGGTTTGCAATTCCTTCGCTGCAGAAACATATAGCGACATTGCTGAATACTATCTCTGTCCTACATAGAGAAGGGTACAAATCGTCAGACATTACTGTCAAGGTTTCTGATATGCGATTCCTTGATCAGTTGATAGAAGCGATCAAACTTTCTCGTGAAGATGTCTTGCGAAATTCACTTAATGACGACTTCGACTTGTTCACGGAATATCAAGTTCAGTTTCCAAGAGAAGTTGAAACTGCAGACGACCTAAAGCCGACAATGTTCAGGGATAACGGTCTCGCTGATCGAGTTAGATACTTTGCGCACATTGAGCAAGGTATTATAAAACCACTTCGTTCAACTAATCCTGATGTCCGATTCTGCTTTGACTTCAATAGAAAAGCTGGGTTGGGCTATTATCCGCATCTATGCTTCCACATTTTTGCCACCAACCAAAAAGGCGATGTGGTTCAGATTGCGGATGGAGGAGCTGTAGATTGGGCTGCGAAACTACTCGATAACAAACGCGAGGCGATGGTTACCTCTGGAATAGGTGCAGAGCTAATGCAGAAACTGTTTAAGGACGGTGACTGCTAA
- a CDS encoding LD-carboxypeptidase (Derived by automated computational analysis using gene prediction method: Protein Homology.), which yields MKKLQKLQKGDKVAVLSPSFAAPAIFPKVFELGLQRIRDEFGLEPVEYPTTRQLNASAEDRTLDIIEAFSDPEIKAVIASIGGDDQVTYIHKMSPEVFIKNPKLFLGYSDNSHLCNFLFQHGIPSYYGACVMTQFAMQGEMDRYTVENIRHALFDSGEYEINPSKEYNEIGLNWKDETLLATRRTYEKNTGWIWDAPVDSEGILWGGCLESIDDMLRNNTPIPSLKEFGNIILMLETSEEIPSHGYVRRVIRALGERYILQKVQGIFVGRPKAWEFDKQFTKEERTIYTNEQQKTILETVRTYNKNIPVVQNMNFGHTDPQIPMPYGGRVRVDSNKKRVFVYF from the coding sequence ATGAAAAAACTTCAAAAATTGCAGAAAGGAGACAAGGTAGCAGTGTTGTCGCCATCGTTTGCGGCGCCTGCCATCTTTCCAAAAGTGTTTGAATTGGGGCTCCAGAGAATTCGCGACGAGTTCGGACTGGAGCCAGTGGAGTATCCAACCACAAGACAATTAAACGCAAGTGCTGAGGACCGCACTCTCGATATCATTGAAGCTTTTTCTGATCCAGAGATAAAAGCCGTAATTGCAAGTATTGGTGGAGATGATCAAGTGACCTATATTCACAAAATGTCTCCAGAGGTATTTATAAAAAATCCCAAGCTGTTTTTAGGATACAGTGACAATTCACATCTTTGTAATTTTTTGTTTCAGCATGGAATTCCATCGTATTACGGAGCTTGTGTGATGACACAATTTGCAATGCAGGGAGAAATGGACAGATACACGGTGGAAAATATTCGTCACGCTTTGTTTGATTCAGGCGAATACGAAATTAATCCTTCAAAAGAATATAATGAGATTGGTCTAAATTGGAAAGATGAAACACTGCTTGCAACAAGACGAACCTACGAAAAAAACACGGGATGGATATGGGATGCTCCAGTGGACAGCGAAGGTATCTTATGGGGCGGGTGTTTAGAGTCAATTGATGATATGTTGCGTAACAATACACCAATCCCAAGTCTTAAAGAATTCGGAAATATTATTCTTATGCTCGAAACGTCGGAAGAAATACCTTCGCACGGATATGTGAGGCGAGTCATTCGCGCTTTGGGTGAACGATACATATTGCAGAAGGTCCAAGGTATTTTTGTTGGACGGCCGAAAGCGTGGGAATTCGACAAACAATTCACCAAAGAAGAACGAACCATCTACACTAATGAGCAACAAAAAACCATTCTTGAAACAGTGCGAACATACAACAAAAATATTCCTGTGGTACAAAATATGAATTTTGGTCATACAGATCCGCAGATACCAATGCCGTATGGAGGAAGGGTAAGAGTTGACTCAAACAAAAAGAGGGTCTTTGTTTACTTTTAG
- a CDS encoding class I SAM-dependent methyltransferase (Derived by automated computational analysis using gene prediction method: Protein Homology. GO_function: GO:0008168 - methyltransferase activity [Evidence IEA]; GO_function: GO:1904047 - S-adenosyl-L-methionine binding [Evidence IEA]), with protein sequence MKKDKILKEYPWLAKINTVEDYLPPEYYQHLLKPYIFGGVSDISLLGNFLHNKKPLKVLELGCGSGRASDTAVSIIPTADYTFSDLSGRMLEAAKQHLPKNSAFVISDAVDFMENTNDIYDLVYTLWSFSHSTHQHVHRLGIEKAEDYISSVIKKFIRQNITKNGSFFLIHFDSLSQEQSILMRQWKRVFPTFANIEEQSPSKQFIDRTLLELDTKGEITLSINHLCGDAIHYKSENELLETFMNFHLETYFNNSSLNKSVIEDIKEQASKYRNEDGSYDITPGCYVYSFVKN encoded by the coding sequence ATGAAAAAAGATAAAATTTTAAAAGAATATCCTTGGCTTGCGAAGATAAATACCGTTGAAGATTACCTTCCTCCAGAGTATTACCAACACTTACTAAAACCATATATTTTTGGCGGAGTGTCAGATATTTCACTGCTTGGTAATTTCTTACATAATAAAAAACCTTTAAAGGTTCTGGAGCTTGGGTGTGGCAGTGGTAGAGCCTCAGATACTGCGGTTTCGATTATTCCTACTGCAGATTACACTTTTTCAGATCTCAGTGGCAGAATGCTCGAAGCTGCGAAACAGCATTTGCCCAAAAACTCAGCTTTTGTTATTTCTGATGCGGTTGATTTTATGGAGAACACTAATGATATATATGACTTAGTGTACACACTTTGGAGTTTTTCACATTCAACGCACCAGCATGTTCATCGGTTGGGCATAGAAAAAGCTGAGGATTACATTTCCTCCGTTATCAAAAAGTTTATTCGTCAAAACATTACAAAGAATGGATCATTTTTCTTAATACATTTTGACTCACTCTCTCAGGAACAGAGTATTTTAATGAGACAATGGAAACGAGTATTTCCTACCTTTGCAAATATCGAGGAACAAAGTCCCTCAAAGCAATTCATCGACAGAACTTTATTGGAATTAGATACAAAAGGAGAAATTACCCTATCTATCAATCACTTATGTGGTGATGCCATACATTACAAATCAGAAAATGAATTGCTGGAGACTTTTATGAATTTTCATCTTGAGACGTACTTCAATAATTCATCACTTAATAAAAGTGTTATTGAGGACATAAAAGAACAAGCCTCAAAGTATCGTAATGAAGATGGTTCTTATGATATTACCCCTGGATGTTATGTTTATTCATTTGTTAAAAATTAA
- a CDS encoding pyrimidine dimer DNA glycosylase/endonuclease V (Derived by automated computational analysis using gene prediction method: Protein Homology.): protein MRIWDIPTRSLCRKHLLAEHRELHGLWNILTKHGGKGGYSRHPETLRWIGKEKALYLRHEEEAKEIIRRGYNHKSPLDFKLAAGSKDKQDIKIDTIAKQKELLNNKPCDCKFTPR from the coding sequence ATGCGAATTTGGGACATACCAACAAGATCGCTCTGTCGCAAACATCTTCTCGCCGAACATCGGGAACTGCATGGACTTTGGAATATTCTCACAAAACATGGCGGTAAAGGGGGCTATTCCAGGCACCCAGAAACGCTTCGTTGGATTGGCAAAGAAAAGGCTTTATATCTTAGACACGAAGAAGAAGCGAAAGAGATTATCAGGAGAGGTTATAACCACAAGAGCCCCTTGGATTTTAAATTGGCGGCCGGAAGCAAAGACAAACAAGATATAAAAATTGATACAATTGCCAAACAAAAAGAACTCCTGAATAATAAGCCCTGTGATTGTAAATTTACGCCTCGCTAA
- a CDS encoding hypothetical protein (Derived by automated computational analysis using gene prediction method: GeneMarkS-2+.), translating to MKKNTLIKQGLLYAFGVVVYVSLLSLFMENASGWFGEEDARVITPVAVLLLFIFSALITGGLVLGKPILLYLEGKKKEGLDQLLSTGISLFVYLLIVFLILWLQK from the coding sequence ATGAAAAAAAATACCCTTATTAAACAAGGCCTTCTCTACGCCTTTGGGGTCGTTGTCTATGTTTCACTCTTAAGCCTCTTTATGGAAAACGCTTCCGGCTGGTTCGGCGAAGAGGATGCTCGCGTAATAACTCCGGTAGCCGTTCTTTTGCTCTTTATTTTCTCTGCCTTAATCACTGGCGGCCTGGTTCTAGGAAAACCAATTTTACTTTATCTTGAGGGGAAGAAAAAAGAGGGCCTCGATCAATTATTATCTACCGGCATTAGTTTGTTTGTCTACCTCCTGATTGTTTTTTTGATATTGTGGTTACAAAAATAA
- a CDS encoding DDE-type integrase/transposase/recombinase (Derived by automated computational analysis using gene prediction method: Protein Homology. GO_process: GO:0015074 - DNA integration [Evidence IEA]) gives MPRPISEKLGDLLQIDTVHFLTSDGERFYVYTIIVLYSRWAYAKVVKKISADRSARFVKEAKRKSSFNFEMTRSDHGPEFSSWFTNELIRLNISHRHSRIRKCNDNAHIERFNRTIQEECFGIDRPVSYDRYLSLINYYQDYNKHNFI, from the coding sequence TTGCCTCGTCCAATATCTGAAAAACTGGGTGATTTACTACAAATTGATACAGTTCATTTTTTAACTAGTGATGGTGAAAGATTTTATGTCTATACTATAATTGTTTTATATTCTCGTTGGGCTTATGCTAAAGTTGTCAAAAAGATAAGTGCTGATAGAAGTGCCCGATTCGTGAAAGAAGCTAAGAGAAAATCATCTTTCAATTTTGAAATGACTCGATCTGATCATGGTCCAGAATTTAGTTCTTGGTTCACTAATGAATTAATTAGATTAAATATATCTCATAGACATTCTAGAATCAGAAAGTGTAACGACAATGCTCATATTGAAAGATTTAATCGGACTATTCAGGAAGAATGTTTTGGAATAGATAGACCAGTTAGTTATGATAGATATTTATCTTTAATTAATTATTATCAAGACTATAATAAGCATAATTTTATTTAA
- a CDS encoding hypothetical protein (Derived by automated computational analysis using gene prediction method: GeneMarkS-2+.), with the protein MEKFEQIKSSHLENQESLKNLQRQLHFDGVELLPGQEFPINIHVRKEPIEIKDGDSLELLSLMEEAEKLAEFPEEERLTALIELVRSKLKYPYPDVMEASGAENPELKEWLEKRFGLNPSIWKLELNDLLKNGFGDCKIMAAAYLIAAQSAKIKGIYANSGVSLKNIVRSDISKPIFKSVELDRDTNSAHEWVKIQLSDGRLIPVDPTTNMVGLGEMIAVFRQAGYNVPVTFKSEVPSDLELERDGAAFAPGETEKRLNLKLKIGSVMSFGEGASTKRLKTDKFSGDVDVKFNSNTDSKSTNLDFLD; encoded by the coding sequence GTGGAAAAGTTTGAACAGATAAAATCTAGTCATTTAGAAAATCAAGAGTCGTTAAAAAACCTGCAACGGCAACTGCATTTTGATGGTGTTGAATTATTACCCGGACAGGAATTTCCTATAAATATTCACGTTCGAAAAGAACCGATTGAAATTAAAGACGGAGATAGTTTAGAATTATTGTCACTTATGGAAGAAGCTGAAAAGTTAGCAGAATTTCCTGAGGAAGAACGTCTTACGGCTTTAATAGAACTAGTACGCAGTAAACTCAAATACCCATATCCTGATGTTATGGAGGCTTCGGGAGCAGAGAATCCTGAATTGAAAGAATGGCTTGAAAAAAGATTTGGGCTAAATCCGAGTATTTGGAAACTTGAACTTAACGATTTACTAAAAAATGGATTTGGCGATTGTAAGATTATGGCTGCAGCTTATCTTATAGCGGCGCAATCTGCAAAAATTAAAGGTATTTATGCAAATAGCGGAGTCAGTCTTAAAAACATTGTTAGATCTGACATCAGCAAGCCGATATTTAAATCGGTAGAACTAGATCGGGATACAAATTCAGCCCACGAATGGGTTAAAATTCAATTATCAGACGGGAGATTGATTCCAGTCGACCCAACAACCAATATGGTTGGCTTAGGAGAAATGATAGCGGTTTTTAGGCAAGCTGGTTATAACGTTCCAGTTACTTTCAAATCTGAAGTTCCTTCTGATTTAGAGCTGGAACGCGATGGTGCCGCTTTCGCTCCAGGAGAAACAGAAAAAAGACTGAATTTAAAGTTAAAAATTGGATCAGTAATGAGTTTTGGTGAGGGCGCATCTACAAAAAGATTGAAAACTGATAAATTTTCTGGAGATGTAGATGTAAAATTTAATTCAAATACAGATTCTAAAAGTACAAACCTTGATTTTTTGGATTAA